A window of the Acidimicrobiales bacterium genome harbors these coding sequences:
- a CDS encoding aminoglycoside phosphotransferase family protein, with amino-acid sequence MSSQPAAEIDISRELVAALLRDQMPDLAELELVFIANGWDNAIYRLGPTPGGEFLGLRLPRRQLGVDLIVNEQRWLPVVEPLLTMNAPIPVRVGEPGSGYPWPWSVCRWVEGVPALDRPPADARFAAIELGAFLAGLHVRAPLDAPHNPHRGVPLADKRAGFEANLAKAGKLVDADQLWSAWTEVLATPAWTGPDVWLHGDMHPLNLLVHEGQFWGVIDFGDITAGDPASDLAVAWMLWPDRPEVRSVFRTMLPHDDATWERARGWALSLGLVIAVNSADRPTFAAMAHRTITAALTP; translated from the coding sequence GTGAGTAGCCAGCCCGCCGCGGAGATCGATATCAGCCGCGAACTGGTGGCGGCACTGCTTCGAGACCAGATGCCCGATCTGGCCGAACTCGAGCTCGTGTTCATCGCCAACGGTTGGGACAACGCGATCTACCGACTCGGCCCCACACCAGGCGGCGAGTTCCTTGGTTTGCGATTGCCCCGGCGCCAGCTCGGAGTCGACCTGATCGTCAACGAGCAGCGCTGGCTCCCCGTGGTGGAGCCGCTGCTCACGATGAATGCTCCGATCCCGGTGCGTGTAGGAGAGCCGGGCAGCGGGTACCCGTGGCCGTGGTCGGTCTGCCGCTGGGTCGAGGGAGTGCCGGCGCTCGATCGTCCGCCTGCCGATGCCCGTTTCGCCGCCATCGAGCTGGGGGCCTTCCTCGCCGGCCTCCACGTTCGGGCGCCGCTCGACGCCCCCCACAACCCGCATCGTGGCGTGCCGCTCGCCGACAAGCGCGCCGGCTTCGAGGCGAATCTGGCGAAGGCCGGCAAGCTCGTCGATGCCGATCAGCTGTGGTCGGCGTGGACCGAGGTGCTCGCCACGCCCGCGTGGACCGGCCCCGATGTCTGGCTCCACGGCGACATGCACCCACTGAATCTGTTGGTGCACGAAGGACAGTTCTGGGGTGTCATCGACTTCGGCGACATCACCGCCGGCGATCCGGCCAGCGACCTGGCGGTGGCCTGGATGCTGTGGCCGGACCGGCCCGAGGTCCGGTCGGTCTTCCGCACCATGTTGCCCCACGATGACGCCACGTGGGAACGAGCTCGGGGCTGGGCCCTGTCGCTGGGCCTGGTGATCGCCGTGAACTCGGCCGACCGCCCGACCTTCGCCGCCATGGCCCACCGCACCATCACCGCCGCCCTCACCCCCTGA
- a CDS encoding GGDEF domain-containing protein, with protein sequence MSSEPSSPRRRRVSPLDRVGFRQLILLIVLVPMVIGNLATLRLASNAQAAERLANEELADLEQLLAHRNFETAVIAELALYRGWPTVLASSAIREDDPSIVITRQVIEGLVQSATDLAAAGVRQTALGTDELATFDDIARSLTDLRVGFAENPRTIRSDELTRVDADLAIWSHQVDYLALGRSAAWMSIDRQAEFATALSTEVIYAGGLLLAGESTEAQRQAAAVALATTDAALERLHVVVTDEQRQRLEVAYADNEYLTTVRSRVLDLPNRFEPLGAPDLVSSLTGLASFTAVTVEIQGESVASVRAAALLRSDRARHNRQLMIGAALATLVVPGLLVAVVGGRTTRRVQRLARAAERISQGELGVVVDDVTGTDELAVLATAFNQVSASVLMGHDQVAALADGRLDDPVFDRDLPGPIGHTLRVALRRLGDTTAELAHHASHDRLTGLLDRRGFHLAAAELSADQRRAVLLLDLDGFKKVNDTFGHAAGDAVLEDVAERLRRSIRSSDVLARLGGDEFVIVTERSDAERLAARLQGELTRTIRWNGEDLRVSGSVGWTTLDLGEPVGSALARADSAMYRAKGQGPGRVEHVEHAGFRVEERAK encoded by the coding sequence GTGTCTTCGGAACCGTCGTCCCCTCGTCGACGACGAGTGTCGCCGCTCGATCGCGTCGGATTTCGACAGCTCATCTTGCTCATCGTCCTCGTCCCGATGGTGATCGGGAACCTGGCGACGCTCCGGCTCGCCTCGAATGCGCAGGCGGCCGAACGGCTCGCCAATGAGGAGCTGGCCGACCTCGAGCAGCTGCTGGCCCATCGCAACTTCGAGACGGCGGTGATCGCCGAGTTGGCGCTGTACCGGGGATGGCCGACGGTTCTCGCGTCGAGCGCGATCCGGGAGGACGATCCCTCGATCGTCATCACTCGACAGGTGATCGAAGGTCTTGTCCAGTCGGCAACCGACCTGGCCGCGGCGGGTGTTCGCCAAACAGCACTCGGAACCGACGAATTGGCAACGTTCGACGACATCGCGCGCTCGCTCACCGACCTGCGCGTCGGGTTTGCAGAGAATCCTCGCACCATTCGGTCGGACGAGCTGACTCGCGTCGACGCCGATCTGGCGATCTGGTCGCACCAGGTCGATTACCTGGCCCTGGGGAGGAGTGCTGCCTGGATGTCGATCGACCGGCAGGCGGAGTTCGCAACGGCGCTGTCGACCGAAGTGATCTACGCCGGGGGGCTGCTCCTGGCCGGCGAGTCGACCGAGGCCCAGCGCCAGGCGGCCGCCGTTGCCTTGGCCACGACCGACGCCGCACTCGAGCGACTTCACGTCGTCGTCACCGACGAGCAGCGGCAACGTCTCGAAGTGGCCTACGCCGACAACGAGTACCTGACGACGGTGCGATCGAGAGTGCTCGACCTCCCCAATCGATTCGAACCTCTCGGGGCTCCGGACCTCGTGTCGTCACTCACCGGACTCGCCTCGTTCACCGCGGTCACGGTCGAGATCCAGGGGGAGTCCGTCGCCTCGGTGCGCGCCGCTGCACTCCTGCGGTCGGACCGGGCGCGACACAATCGCCAACTGATGATCGGCGCCGCCCTGGCGACCCTGGTGGTTCCGGGGCTGCTGGTGGCGGTGGTCGGCGGTCGGACGACTCGCCGGGTGCAGCGTCTCGCGAGGGCGGCGGAGCGAATCTCGCAGGGCGAGCTCGGGGTCGTGGTCGACGACGTCACCGGCACCGACGAGCTCGCCGTGTTGGCGACCGCCTTCAACCAGGTCTCGGCCTCGGTGCTGATGGGCCACGATCAGGTGGCAGCGCTCGCCGACGGCCGGCTCGACGATCCGGTGTTCGACCGCGACCTGCCCGGGCCGATCGGACACACGCTTCGCGTCGCCCTTCGTCGGCTCGGGGACACGACCGCAGAGTTGGCGCACCACGCCAGCCATGATCGATTGACCGGACTCCTCGACCGCCGAGGCTTCCACTTGGCCGCGGCGGAGCTGTCAGCCGACCAACGTCGAGCCGTGTTGCTCCTCGACCTCGACGGGTTCAAGAAGGTCAACGACACCTTCGGCCATGCCGCAGGCGATGCCGTGCTCGAGGACGTCGCCGAGCGACTCCGCCGTTCGATCCGGTCGTCCGATGTCCTTGCCCGATTGGGAGGCGATGAGTTCGTCATCGTGACCGAGCGATCCGATGCCGAACGACTCGCTGCTCGTCTGCAAGGAGAGCTGACGCGAACCATCCGATGGAATGGCGAGGACCTCCGTGTGTCGGGGTCCGTGGGTTGGACGACTCTCGACCTCGGTGAGCCGGTGGGTTCGGCCCTCGCACGAGCGGATTCGGCGATGTACCGAGCCAAGGGACAGGGGCCGGGTCGAGTCGAGCACGTGGAGCATGCTGGATTTCGCGTCGAGGAGCGGGCCAAGTAG
- a CDS encoding DUF4214 domain-containing protein: protein MTMATASRSWRLLAATTLAIAVAGFPPPPAAADNSLPNAIVDGGVTVELRPFVQVPDTDGGDPPRINAMATTGDRLFVVEEHDGIIYEILDRSTTPRLEVFLDVDAAIESVTGRDLDESNPMHSGLRSLAFHPDFATNGLLYVSAMETRPASTTGHHYLSDVATPVAADSVLLEFRQVGGVVDPNSYREVFRVGMPVYDHTIRQIAFNRYAPVGSPDRGLLYIAHGDGSEVSATAGGGQRNDALGKILRIDPRVNGAAPYTVPASNPFVGDPSMLDEVYSLGHRNPHTLAFVPIGGGQTILVSGEPGRDNVEELNIIEAGGDYGWSDREGTFVHVNGGGGVINGIAPLPADEATRGYTYPAAQYGHDGTPGASVTGESIAGGFGITNGSALDGHFFAADFPISGELFDVPIAELVSTVRRLAPGQPPSTLTQATLRRSTILFDHDDNPATPSVVRTSLLDVFDDAPTYRTSRADVRFGQGPDGELYITSKKNNMVYLVTNSVPPSPAPPDVARGPIADATTLDEVLAATDYQPSDAAFLRLYRAFFDRDPDVVGTKYWLARVDQGATFDDVAWAFAASTEFRTRYGALSDEAFIALLYRNVLGRDADPAGQAYWLDQVRRGVLLPHGVVRWVAAGDEFIARFPFAPI, encoded by the coding sequence ATGACCATGGCCACCGCCTCGCGTTCGTGGCGATTGCTGGCGGCTACAACGCTCGCCATCGCCGTGGCGGGATTCCCGCCACCACCCGCAGCTGCTGACAACTCGCTACCGAATGCCATCGTCGATGGCGGCGTCACGGTCGAGCTTCGGCCATTCGTGCAGGTTCCCGATACCGACGGCGGTGACCCTCCGCGCATCAACGCGATGGCAACGACGGGCGACCGACTGTTCGTCGTCGAGGAGCACGACGGGATCATCTACGAGATCCTCGACCGGTCGACAACGCCCCGGCTCGAGGTGTTCCTCGACGTCGATGCCGCCATCGAGTCGGTGACCGGTCGAGACCTCGACGAGTCCAATCCGATGCACAGCGGTCTGCGATCGTTGGCCTTCCACCCTGACTTCGCGACCAACGGGTTGCTCTACGTATCGGCGATGGAGACTCGTCCGGCGTCGACCACCGGACATCACTATCTCAGCGACGTCGCCACGCCGGTGGCTGCCGACAGCGTCCTCCTCGAGTTCCGTCAGGTGGGAGGGGTGGTCGACCCGAACTCGTATCGCGAGGTCTTCCGGGTCGGCATGCCGGTCTACGACCACACGATCCGCCAAATCGCCTTCAACCGCTACGCGCCCGTTGGTAGCCCCGACCGTGGCCTGCTCTACATCGCACACGGTGACGGCAGCGAGGTCTCGGCAACGGCCGGCGGCGGTCAGCGCAACGACGCGCTCGGCAAGATCCTGCGAATCGACCCTCGAGTGAACGGCGCAGCGCCCTACACCGTGCCCGCCTCCAACCCGTTCGTCGGCGACCCCTCCATGCTCGACGAGGTCTATTCGCTCGGTCACCGCAACCCGCACACGTTGGCATTCGTGCCCATCGGCGGAGGGCAGACCATCCTCGTGAGTGGTGAGCCGGGCCGCGACAACGTCGAGGAGCTGAACATCATCGAGGCCGGAGGCGACTACGGCTGGTCCGACCGCGAGGGCACCTTCGTCCACGTGAACGGTGGGGGTGGCGTGATCAACGGCATCGCACCGCTGCCCGCCGACGAAGCAACTCGTGGCTACACCTACCCCGCAGCACAGTACGGCCACGACGGGACGCCAGGTGCCTCGGTCACCGGCGAATCGATCGCCGGTGGGTTCGGCATCACCAACGGGTCGGCACTCGACGGCCACTTCTTCGCCGCGGACTTCCCGATCTCTGGTGAGCTCTTCGACGTCCCCATCGCCGAACTGGTCTCGACCGTTCGCCGACTCGCTCCGGGGCAGCCGCCGTCGACGCTGACCCAGGCGACGCTGCGGCGAAGCACGATCCTCTTCGATCACGACGACAACCCGGCGACCCCATCGGTCGTTCGCACCTCCCTGCTTGACGTGTTTGACGATGCGCCGACCTATCGCACCTCACGGGCCGACGTCCGCTTCGGTCAGGGGCCCGATGGCGAGCTCTACATCACTTCCAAGAAGAACAACATGGTGTATCTCGTCACCAACTCGGTGCCGCCGTCGCCCGCGCCGCCCGATGTGGCTCGTGGCCCGATCGCCGACGCCACCACCCTCGACGAGGTGCTCGCCGCCACCGACTACCAGCCGAGCGACGCTGCCTTCCTTCGCCTCTACCGAGCCTTCTTCGATCGCGACCCCGACGTCGTTGGCACCAAGTATTGGCTGGCTCGCGTCGACCAGGGCGCCACCTTCGACGATGTCGCCTGGGCCTTCGCGGCCTCGACGGAGTTCCGCACCCGCTACGGCGCCCTCTCCGACGAGGCCTTCATCGCCCTGCTCTACCGGAACGTCCTGGGCCGAGACGCCGACCCGGCAGGACAGGCCTACTGGCTCGACCAGGTTCGGCGTGGTGTGTTGCTCCCTCATGGAGTCGTGCGATGGGTCGCCGCCGGCGACGAGTTCATCGCCCGGTTCCCCTTCGCTCCCATCTGA
- a CDS encoding EamA family transporter yields MWIVITLAATVFQILRTSEQHRLRSVLSVTEAGSVRYLYALPFALAGLGITSLTWDAAPTVHSRFVPIVIAAGVCQILGTICLLQSFRVRDFAVGTVYSKGEVILVAIASAVLIHEVPSPLGWVGVVVVFIGIVWLASQRVADPGEAFTRLDPAALLGLAAGGLFALTSIGIRSASRAIDGGSDFEHALITLAGMLSSQVVINGLGLAVAPNESLVRVLKAWRAALPVGVLSLGGSASWAWAIAIEGPTKVRTLGQVELVLAFAIGIVVHHERHHLREYLASAMILAGIVGIVVS; encoded by the coding sequence ATGTGGATCGTGATCACGCTGGCTGCGACCGTGTTCCAGATCCTTCGCACGTCCGAGCAACACCGCCTTCGTTCGGTCCTGAGCGTCACCGAGGCGGGATCCGTCCGGTATCTCTACGCCCTCCCGTTCGCCCTTGCCGGACTCGGCATCACGTCCCTTACGTGGGACGCTGCCCCCACCGTGCATTCACGGTTCGTGCCGATCGTCATCGCCGCCGGTGTCTGCCAGATCTTGGGGACCATCTGCCTGCTGCAGTCGTTTCGGGTCCGAGACTTCGCCGTCGGAACGGTCTATTCCAAGGGTGAGGTCATCCTGGTCGCCATAGCGTCCGCCGTCCTGATCCACGAGGTGCCGAGCCCGCTCGGATGGGTTGGTGTCGTCGTGGTGTTCATAGGGATCGTGTGGCTCGCAAGCCAGCGCGTGGCCGACCCCGGTGAGGCCTTCACTCGCCTCGACCCCGCGGCGCTGCTCGGGCTCGCTGCCGGCGGCCTCTTCGCCCTCACGTCGATCGGCATCCGCTCGGCCTCCCGAGCGATCGACGGGGGCAGCGACTTCGAACATGCGCTCATCACGCTGGCGGGCATGCTCTCCTCGCAGGTCGTGATCAACGGGCTGGGCCTCGCCGTCGCCCCGAACGAGTCACTGGTCCGGGTGCTGAAGGCATGGCGAGCTGCGCTTCCGGTCGGCGTGCTCTCACTCGGTGGGTCCGCCAGCTGGGCCTGGGCGATCGCGATCGAAGGACCGACGAAGGTCCGAACGCTCGGACAGGTGGAGCTCGTGCTGGCCTTCGCGATCGGCATCGTCGTGCATCACGAACGGCACCATCTGCGCGAGTACCTCGCCAGCGCAATGATCCTGGCCGGCATCGTCGGCATCGTCGTGAGCTGA
- a CDS encoding xanthine dehydrogenase family protein molybdopterin-binding subunit has protein sequence MAGSILGNRVQRIEDPALLTGAARYVYDIVGPDTTHAVFVRSIVAHGVINSIDTTAATQAPGVVAVYTAAELGIEPHHGFVKVDDAFARSPLADGRVRFVGEPIAVVIAETFQQGVDAAELVVADITPLPAIVDPESAFDEGVELIYPDKGDNLATTSTDPDVDVLADADRVVRGRYVNQRVAGAPMEPNSVAAVPADDGRLTFYAATQMPHLLQRQLGAALGVDYKTIHVIAPHVGGGFGAKAGLYAEHGVVAKAALLTRRSVIWTETRSESMLSLAHSRAQIQYVELGVKNDGTITGLRVRLIGDAGAYPNIGALLSAGTRRMSNGTYALPALRFDIAVAVTNTTPTGAYRGAGRPEAASLVERVVDQAALELGIDPLAMRRRNFLPNDVFPFTTLTGVTYDSGDYTKALDEAARIAGYDELRAEQAARRERGDRLQLGIGVASYIEVTSGGGGSEYASVEVNPDGSATMKAGTSAHGQGHETTYAMIVSDRTGIPVERIRLIQSDTDLVRTGGGTGGARSLQLGGSAVHEATEALVDKARSLAAHLLEAGVDDIIIDTEAGTVGVAGVPAKALGWGELAEAAARELPDGVLDQSDESVGLAAQLDFKQADGTFPFGTHISVVEVDTETGQVTMLRHIAVDDAGTVVNPVVFEGQQQGGIAQGASQALYEEVAYDADGNPITANFMNYTFPSAAEFSSFEASHTVTTTHLNPLGAKGIGEASTVGSTPAVQNAVIDAVSHLGIRHIDMPCTPQRVWEHITAARAGTPIDPWRDPPAIFDQLAAGEEVDEEQAAAAEQI, from the coding sequence ATGGCAGGATCAATTCTCGGCAACCGTGTCCAACGCATCGAAGATCCGGCGCTGCTCACCGGCGCCGCTCGCTACGTCTACGACATCGTCGGCCCCGACACCACCCATGCGGTGTTCGTACGCTCGATCGTCGCCCACGGCGTGATCAACAGCATCGACACCACGGCCGCGACACAAGCGCCCGGCGTGGTGGCCGTGTACACCGCTGCCGAGCTCGGAATCGAGCCGCATCACGGGTTCGTCAAGGTCGACGACGCCTTCGCTCGGTCGCCGCTGGCGGACGGCCGAGTCCGCTTCGTCGGCGAGCCGATCGCCGTCGTGATCGCCGAGACGTTCCAGCAGGGCGTCGACGCCGCCGAGCTGGTGGTGGCCGACATCACTCCGCTTCCGGCGATCGTGGATCCCGAGTCGGCGTTCGACGAGGGTGTCGAGCTGATCTATCCCGACAAGGGCGACAACCTCGCCACCACCTCGACCGACCCGGATGTCGACGTCCTCGCCGATGCCGATCGAGTCGTGCGGGGCCGCTACGTCAACCAGCGCGTTGCCGGGGCGCCCATGGAGCCCAACTCTGTCGCCGCCGTTCCGGCCGACGATGGTCGCCTCACCTTCTACGCCGCCACCCAGATGCCGCACCTGTTGCAGCGCCAGCTCGGTGCCGCCCTCGGCGTCGACTACAAGACCATCCACGTCATCGCTCCGCATGTCGGCGGAGGCTTCGGCGCGAAGGCCGGGCTGTACGCCGAGCATGGGGTCGTGGCGAAGGCCGCGCTTCTCACGCGCCGCAGCGTCATCTGGACCGAGACCCGCAGCGAGTCGATGCTCTCGCTCGCCCACTCTCGGGCCCAGATCCAATACGTCGAGCTCGGGGTGAAGAACGACGGCACGATCACCGGGCTGCGAGTGCGCTTGATCGGCGACGCCGGCGCCTACCCGAACATCGGGGCGCTCCTCTCCGCAGGTACACGCCGGATGTCGAACGGCACCTACGCGCTCCCGGCACTGCGGTTCGACATCGCCGTGGCCGTCACCAACACCACGCCGACCGGCGCCTATCGCGGTGCCGGGCGCCCCGAGGCTGCTTCGCTCGTCGAGCGCGTCGTCGACCAAGCCGCCCTCGAGCTCGGCATCGATCCGCTCGCGATGCGGCGTCGCAACTTCCTCCCCAACGACGTCTTCCCCTTCACCACGCTCACCGGCGTCACCTACGACTCGGGCGACTACACCAAGGCGCTCGACGAGGCAGCCCGGATTGCGGGCTACGACGAGCTGCGGGCCGAGCAGGCCGCACGGCGCGAGCGTGGCGATCGGCTCCAGCTGGGCATCGGGGTGGCCTCCTACATCGAGGTGACCTCGGGCGGCGGTGGCAGCGAGTACGCCTCGGTCGAGGTCAACCCCGACGGCTCGGCCACCATGAAGGCAGGCACGTCGGCCCACGGCCAGGGACACGAGACCACCTACGCCATGATCGTGTCCGATCGCACCGGTATCCCGGTCGAGCGCATCCGTCTCATCCAGTCCGATACCGATCTGGTACGCACCGGCGGCGGCACCGGCGGCGCCCGATCATTGCAGCTCGGTGGTTCGGCGGTACACGAAGCCACCGAGGCCCTGGTCGACAAGGCCCGCAGCCTCGCGGCCCACCTCCTCGAAGCCGGTGTCGACGACATCATCATCGACACCGAAGCGGGAACGGTCGGCGTTGCCGGCGTGCCCGCCAAGGCGCTCGGCTGGGGCGAACTGGCCGAAGCCGCCGCTCGTGAGCTGCCCGACGGCGTGCTCGACCAATCCGATGAGTCGGTCGGCCTGGCCGCCCAACTCGACTTCAAGCAGGCCGACGGCACCTTCCCGTTCGGCACCCACATCTCGGTGGTCGAGGTCGACACCGAAACCGGGCAGGTCACCATGCTCCGCCACATCGCCGTCGACGACGCCGGCACCGTGGTCAACCCCGTCGTGTTCGAGGGCCAGCAGCAGGGCGGCATTGCCCAGGGCGCGTCGCAGGCGCTCTACGAGGAGGTCGCCTACGACGCCGACGGCAATCCCATCACGGCCAACTTCATGAACTACACGTTCCCTTCGGCCGCCGAGTTCTCCAGCTTCGAGGCTTCGCACACGGTGACCACGACGCATCTCAACCCGCTCGGGGCCAAGGGCATCGGCGAAGCCAGCACCGTCGGCTCCACCCCGGCGGTGCAGAACGCCGTGATCGACGCGGTGTCGCACCTCGGCATCCGCCACATCGACATGCCGTGCACGCCGCAACGGGTGTGGGAACACATCACCGCCGCACGGGCCGGCACCCCGATCGATCCGTGGCGTGACCCGCCGGCCATCTTCGACCAGCTCGCCGCCGGCGAAGAAGTCGACGAAGAGCAAGCCGCTGCCGCCGAACAAATCTGA
- a CDS encoding GGDEF domain-containing protein: MHFVDRLRIRRVIALIAILPMLVGAVAVGLLAIGESRARSEAVQELDDLEVLLVVREMQSGLAAEIAFYEGWFSLVSATDRLDTNGLVSPAVRATISAGVRPLGDSAMAAVEGADVSATHREQLDTLIGHWLKMREAFDRDDVAAVQVEVAELGVASDTLEAIADELVARQGAPWLPVDRQSRFGVTLAEEMSFTGVLLMSGGTSETDRVRAAVLADRSILAFDAMMAVSTTDQRERLQSVADAAQINALRRQAQLETMTLANNEVITALVQLADVTSVVNDVRSESAETIRATAADKAALASTKRDLALALVVAVVVAPLALLVTVGGRLSRRLEVLAEAARRVADGEMDMRIADTSGRDEVAEVSVAFNDVAETIARSHDQISALAEGRIDDPILDDELPGVIGQTLRLALRRLGNATAELAHQANHDKLTGLLDRRGLQAGLDSLVARDADGVPVDRGMILVDLDDFKQINDVHGHAAGDAVLREVAKRLVAGTRSGDLVARLGGDEFLVLTSSHSSCEATVDRLAEHIAMPIEWSGLMLPVTASIGWTSIGVDEHFEDVLHRADKAMYTAKRSGKNQSLSSER, encoded by the coding sequence ATGCACTTCGTCGACCGGCTTCGCATCCGGCGGGTGATCGCGCTCATCGCGATTCTGCCGATGCTGGTGGGTGCTGTCGCGGTCGGTCTCCTGGCGATCGGCGAGAGCCGAGCCCGTTCGGAGGCGGTGCAGGAGCTCGATGACCTCGAGGTGTTGCTCGTCGTTCGAGAGATGCAGTCGGGTCTGGCTGCCGAGATCGCGTTCTACGAAGGCTGGTTCTCCCTCGTCTCGGCCACCGATCGCCTCGACACCAACGGTCTCGTGAGTCCTGCCGTCCGCGCAACGATCAGCGCAGGAGTGCGTCCACTCGGCGATTCGGCGATGGCCGCCGTCGAGGGCGCGGACGTCTCGGCGACCCACCGTGAACAGCTCGACACCTTGATCGGGCATTGGCTGAAGATGCGCGAAGCGTTCGACCGTGACGATGTTGCTGCTGTGCAGGTCGAGGTGGCCGAGCTCGGTGTCGCATCCGACACGCTGGAAGCGATCGCCGATGAGCTGGTGGCCCGACAGGGCGCGCCGTGGCTTCCGGTCGATCGACAGTCTCGGTTCGGCGTGACGTTGGCGGAGGAGATGTCGTTCACCGGCGTGCTGCTGATGTCGGGAGGAACCAGCGAAACGGATCGGGTCCGCGCCGCCGTGCTGGCCGATCGGAGCATTCTGGCCTTCGACGCCATGATGGCGGTCTCGACGACCGACCAACGAGAGCGGCTCCAGTCCGTGGCGGACGCAGCCCAGATCAATGCCTTGCGCAGGCAAGCGCAGCTCGAAACGATGACATTGGCGAACAACGAGGTGATCACGGCACTCGTGCAGCTCGCCGACGTGACGAGCGTCGTGAACGATGTGCGATCGGAGTCGGCCGAAACGATTCGTGCCACTGCAGCGGACAAGGCCGCGCTGGCCTCGACCAAACGAGATCTCGCCCTTGCGCTCGTTGTTGCGGTCGTCGTCGCTCCGCTCGCACTGCTCGTCACGGTCGGCGGGCGACTGTCTCGCCGCCTCGAAGTTCTCGCCGAAGCCGCCCGCCGGGTGGCAGATGGTGAGATGGACATGCGCATCGCCGATACGAGCGGACGGGACGAGGTGGCCGAGGTCTCGGTGGCCTTCAACGATGTGGCCGAGACGATTGCGCGCTCGCATGACCAGATCTCGGCACTGGCCGAGGGCCGAATCGATGACCCGATCCTCGACGACGAACTCCCCGGCGTCATTGGCCAGACACTGCGGCTCGCACTCCGGCGCCTCGGGAATGCGACGGCCGAGCTGGCGCATCAAGCGAACCACGACAAGCTGACCGGGCTGCTGGATCGACGTGGTCTGCAGGCCGGGCTCGACTCGCTCGTCGCGCGAGACGCCGACGGTGTGCCCGTCGACCGCGGCATGATCCTCGTCGACCTCGACGACTTCAAGCAGATCAACGACGTCCACGGCCATGCCGCCGGTGACGCGGTCCTGCGAGAGGTCGCCAAGCGACTCGTTGCCGGCACTCGCAGCGGCGATCTCGTGGCGAGACTTGGTGGTGATGAGTTCCTCGTGCTGACGTCGTCGCACAGCAGCTGCGAAGCGACGGTGGATCGTCTGGCCGAGCACATCGCCATGCCGATCGAGTGGAGCGGGCTGATGCTCCCGGTGACCGCATCGATCGGCTGGACCTCGATCGGCGTCGACGAGCACTTCGAGGACGTCCTCCACCGGGCCGACAAGGCGATGTACACAGCGAAGCGGAGCGGGAAGAACCAGTCGCTGTCGAGCGAGCGGTGA